The Verrucomicrobiia bacterium genome includes a window with the following:
- a CDS encoding U32 family peptidase has translation MENVEINPVTASCVNKSPAALPRPELLAPAGDWECAKAAVENGADAIYFGLERFNARMRAHNFTEADMPRLMEFLHRRGVKGYVTFNTLVFANEMADAEEYLRAIISAGVDAAIVQDVGICRLIRKLSPDFPIHASTQMTVTSAGGVEFARDLGCNLVVLARECSIAEIEKIQTAQTAGVEHAPLPMEVFVHGALCVAYSGQCLTSESLGGRSANRGECAQACRMPYELISDEKKVELGDKRYLLSPQDLAGMDVLPELVRAGVASLKIEGRLKTPEYVANITRIYRQALDAASAAEYERVRRDSRYDLEMGFSRGLYTGWFRGNNNQELAHARFGKKRGVYLGEVRRVQGERIALNLTAPLKPGDGVVFDAGHPDQDEEGGRVYTLEKRGAETLLGFGHGDLNYSRIRAGDKLWKTSDPELDRRLRQSFAGEKPLYQRAVAMEVHGEAGQPLTLIARDEAGHVAQISSAMPLAVAEKQPLSTEKLREQLGRLGGTPFTLGELKNLLSGAVMLPVSELNRIRREVAVELESLRVRPKRWILNETKAAAAIELVSSRNGEKNIAKAPELIVLVRDLKQLEAALACGVETLYCDFADAKKYREAVTMAHCAAGCAMPQRSIWVAPPRIFKMGEEWILKQVRSCNADGYLVRNYDHLKYFAGARRIGDYSLNVANGLTADYFKNHFGLERVTASYDLNFTQLEALLKSTPPEWFEITIHQHIPMFHMEHCVFCAFLSKGTDYTNCGRPCDKHQVKLRDRVGAEHPLTADLGCRNTVFNSRAQTGAEYVARMLALGARHFRMEFLNETPEQVKQTIAKYRLLLRGEIDGGAVWRELKLQNQLGVTRGQMAGT, from the coding sequence GAGTTTTTGCATCGCCGGGGCGTGAAAGGCTACGTCACTTTCAACACGCTCGTGTTCGCGAACGAAATGGCGGACGCCGAGGAATATTTGCGCGCGATTATTTCTGCGGGCGTGGATGCGGCCATCGTGCAGGACGTGGGTATCTGCCGGCTCATTCGCAAACTCTCGCCAGATTTTCCGATTCACGCTTCCACGCAGATGACGGTCACGAGCGCGGGCGGGGTGGAATTCGCGCGCGATTTGGGTTGCAACCTAGTGGTGCTGGCGCGCGAATGTTCGATTGCGGAGATTGAAAAAATCCAGACGGCGCAGACCGCCGGAGTGGAGCACGCGCCGCTGCCGATGGAGGTGTTCGTTCATGGCGCGTTGTGCGTGGCGTATTCGGGACAATGTTTGACCAGTGAGTCGCTCGGCGGCCGGTCGGCGAATCGCGGTGAGTGCGCGCAGGCTTGCCGGATGCCGTACGAATTAATTTCCGACGAGAAGAAAGTTGAGTTGGGCGACAAGCGTTATTTGCTGAGTCCACAAGACCTCGCGGGCATGGACGTGTTGCCGGAATTGGTTCGCGCGGGCGTGGCATCGCTCAAGATCGAGGGGCGGCTCAAGACGCCTGAGTATGTCGCGAACATCACGCGCATTTACCGGCAGGCGCTGGACGCGGCGAGCGCGGCGGAATATGAGCGTGTGCGCCGGGACTCGCGCTACGATTTGGAGATGGGATTTTCGCGCGGGCTTTATACCGGGTGGTTTCGCGGCAACAACAACCAGGAACTTGCGCATGCGCGTTTCGGAAAAAAACGCGGCGTTTATCTGGGAGAAGTCCGGCGCGTTCAGGGCGAGCGCATTGCCTTGAATCTCACCGCACCGCTGAAGCCGGGTGATGGTGTCGTGTTCGATGCGGGGCATCCCGATCAGGATGAAGAAGGCGGACGGGTTTATACTTTGGAAAAGCGCGGCGCGGAGACGCTGCTGGGTTTTGGCCACGGTGATTTGAATTACAGCCGCATTCGCGCGGGTGATAAATTGTGGAAGACCAGCGACCCGGAGTTGGATCGGCGGTTGCGCCAAAGTTTTGCGGGTGAGAAGCCGTTATATCAGCGCGCGGTTGCGATGGAGGTTCATGGGGAAGCGGGACAGCCGTTGACTTTGATTGCGCGAGACGAAGCGGGGCACGTCGCGCAAATAAGTTCTGCGATGCCGCTGGCCGTCGCGGAAAAACAGCCGCTGTCCACGGAAAAATTGCGCGAACAACTGGGGCGTTTGGGCGGCACGCCGTTTACGCTGGGAGAACTGAAAAATTTATTGTCAGGCGCGGTGATGCTGCCGGTGAGCGAGTTGAACCGGATTCGCCGGGAGGTCGCTGTGGAATTGGAATCATTGCGGGTGCGGCCGAAGCGCTGGATTTTGAATGAAACCAAAGCTGCTGCGGCGATTGAATTGGTATCGTCGCGGAATGGTGAAAAGAACATCGCGAAGGCGCCGGAGCTGATCGTGCTTGTGCGTGACTTGAAGCAGTTGGAAGCGGCGCTCGCGTGCGGCGTGGAAACGCTCTACTGCGATTTTGCGGATGCTAAAAAATATCGCGAAGCGGTGACGATGGCCCATTGCGCCGCGGGTTGCGCGATGCCACAACGAAGCATCTGGGTCGCGCCGCCGCGCATTTTCAAGATGGGTGAGGAATGGATTTTGAAACAGGTGCGCTCGTGCAATGCGGACGGCTATCTCGTCCGCAATTACGATCATCTGAAATATTTCGCGGGTGCGCGGCGCATTGGAGATTATTCGCTGAACGTGGCGAACGGGCTCACGGCGGATTATTTTAAAAATCATTTTGGGCTGGAGCGCGTGACGGCATCGTACGATTTGAATTTTACGCAGTTGGAAGCGTTGCTGAAATCCACGCCGCCGGAGTGGTTTGAAATCACGATTCACCAGCATATCCCGATGTTTCACATGGAGCATTGCGTGTTCTGCGCATTTTTGTCGAAGGGGACTGACTACACGAATTGCGGGCGGCCGTGCGACAAGCATCAGGTGAAATTGCGCGATCGCGTGGGCGCGGAACATCCGCTCACGGCCGACCTTGGCTGCCGCAACACCGTGTTTAATTCGCGGGCGCAAACGGGGGCCGAATATGTGGCGCGGATGCTCGCGTTGGGCGCGCGGCATTTTCGCATGGAGTTTTTGAATGAGACGCCTGAGCAGGTGAAACAGACCATTGCGAAATATCGGTTGCTCTTGCGCGGCGAAATTGACGGCGGCGCGGTTTGGCGGGAGTTGAAGCTGCAGAACCAGTTAGGTGTGACGCGCGGGCAGATGGCGGGGACGTAA
- the sufD gene encoding Fe-S cluster assembly protein SufD, giving the protein MTQGILNQNTRATDPHWEKFEKSNLDAKQPSWVFPIRKAAMSCFAELGFPTVNDEDWRFTNVAPIAKLPFLPSLENTRGNLDAGALKKYSFTELKASRLVFVNGHFSPEFSTIIPQTDGIRIANLASALNTDSALIEKHLGRHASSEKNAFTALNTAFFQDGAFIYVPAGKTVADPVHLLFVSTSSETGTTISPRNLIIAEANSKLTVIESYVSTVNGAYFTNAVEEIIIGENAVVEHCKFQDESPAAYHIAAIHAHLGRSCNFIAHSVATGAKLSRNNIRTSLADEGVECILNGLYLTRDEQLADHHMIVDHAKPHCNSHEYYNGILDGRSKGVFHGRILVRPDAQKTDAKQTNKNLLLSDDATIDTKPQLEIYADDVKCTHGATIGQLNDESIFYLRARGIGLETARRMLIHAFAGEIIDRIRYAPAREEMDKIVWDRLEQNHLIAEKK; this is encoded by the coding sequence ATGACGCAGGGCATTTTAAATCAGAACACGCGCGCGACCGATCCGCATTGGGAAAAGTTTGAGAAATCCAACCTGGATGCGAAACAACCTTCGTGGGTTTTTCCCATTCGCAAGGCGGCGATGTCGTGCTTTGCGGAGCTTGGCTTTCCGACGGTGAATGACGAGGACTGGCGCTTCACCAATGTCGCGCCGATCGCGAAACTGCCGTTCCTGCCATCGCTGGAAAACACGCGCGGCAATCTGGACGCGGGCGCGCTTAAAAAGTATTCGTTCACCGAACTCAAGGCGAGCCGGCTGGTGTTCGTCAACGGCCATTTTTCGCCGGAATTTTCCACGATCATTCCGCAGACCGATGGCATTCGCATCGCGAATTTGGCGAGTGCATTGAATACGGATTCGGCGCTCATCGAAAAACATCTGGGGCGGCACGCGTCGAGCGAGAAGAATGCTTTTACGGCGTTGAACACGGCGTTTTTCCAGGACGGCGCATTTATATATGTGCCCGCCGGCAAAACGGTCGCGGACCCGGTGCATCTGTTATTCGTTTCGACTTCGAGCGAAACGGGCACGACCATCAGCCCGCGCAATCTTATCATCGCCGAAGCGAACAGCAAATTGACGGTGATCGAGAGTTATGTGAGCACGGTGAACGGCGCGTATTTTACCAATGCAGTCGAGGAAATCATCATCGGCGAAAACGCGGTGGTCGAGCATTGCAAGTTCCAGGACGAAAGTCCGGCGGCGTATCACATCGCGGCGATCCACGCGCATCTCGGGCGCAGTTGCAATTTCATCGCGCACTCGGTCGCCACGGGCGCGAAACTTTCGCGCAATAATATCCGCACCAGCTTGGCGGACGAGGGTGTGGAATGTATTTTGAACGGCCTTTACCTTACGCGCGACGAACAGTTGGCGGACCATCACATGATCGTTGATCACGCCAAGCCGCATTGCAATAGCCACGAATATTACAACGGCATTCTTGACGGACGCTCGAAGGGCGTTTTTCACGGGCGTATTCTGGTGCGGCCAGACGCGCAAAAGACCGACGCGAAGCAGACGAATAAAAATTTGCTGCTGTCGGATGACGCCACGATTGATACCAAACCGCAGTTGGAGATTTACGCCGACGATGTGAAATGCACACACGGCGCGACCATCGGGCAGTTGAATGACGAATCCATTTTTTATCTGCGCGCCCGCGGCATCGGGCTTGAAACCGCGCGTCGCATGTTGATTCACGCGTTCGCGGGCGAGATCATTGATCGCATCCGTTACGCGCCCGCGCGCGAAGAGATGGATAAGATTGTCTGGGATCGTCTCGAGCAGAATCATTTGATCGCCGAAAAAAAATAA
- a CDS encoding SUF system NifU family Fe-S cluster assembly protein, protein MADELDELYQQVILDHCKSPRNFHALEGANRKGEVYNPLCGDNYTVFLKMDGDVVQDCAFQGSGCCISKASASLLTTAVKGKTKAEVKSLFEKVRDIITTGHGDEASVGKLAVFGGVHKFPARVKCAILSWHAVVAALDGENQPVSTE, encoded by the coding sequence ATGGCCGACGAACTCGACGAGTTGTATCAGCAGGTGATTTTGGACCATTGCAAATCACCGAGGAATTTCCACGCGCTGGAAGGGGCGAACCGCAAGGGCGAAGTATACAACCCGCTTTGCGGCGATAACTACACGGTGTTTCTCAAGATGGACGGCGACGTGGTGCAGGATTGCGCGTTTCAAGGTTCGGGTTGCTGCATATCCAAGGCATCAGCCTCGCTGCTCACCACGGCGGTGAAGGGCAAGACGAAGGCCGAGGTGAAATCACTTTTTGAAAAGGTGCGGGACATCATCACGACCGGGCACGGCGATGAAGCGAGTGTGGGCAAGCTGGCGGTGTTCGGCGGCGTGCATAAATTTCCGGCGCGCGTGAAGTGCGCGATACTTTCCTGGCACGCGGTGGTGGCGGCGCTGGATGGTGAGAATCAGCCGGTTTCGACGGAGTAG
- the sufT gene encoding putative Fe-S cluster assembly protein SufT: protein MENNEPVTLKREVNAAVIPVGTKVTLQAGEQAYITQSLGGTYTVIVNGNMFRIEGKDADALGLEVSAKPATPAPISNAPVNPEQLEKDVWNQMRSCYDPEIPVNIVDLGLIYDCKIAPIAGAENSYRVDVKMTLTAPGCGMGPTLQQDVQNKLLSIEAVDDVNVDLVWEPQWNQGMLTEAAKLQLGLL from the coding sequence ATGGAAAACAACGAACCAGTCACATTAAAACGGGAAGTGAACGCCGCCGTCATTCCGGTGGGCACGAAGGTCACTTTGCAGGCGGGCGAGCAGGCGTACATCACGCAATCGCTCGGCGGGACTTACACGGTGATCGTGAATGGCAACATGTTTCGCATCGAAGGCAAGGACGCCGATGCGCTAGGGTTGGAAGTGTCGGCAAAACCGGCTACGCCCGCGCCGATTTCCAATGCGCCGGTGAATCCTGAGCAGTTGGAAAAGGATGTCTGGAACCAGATGCGCAGTTGCTACGACCCGGAGATACCGGTGAACATCGTTGACCTCGGCTTGATTTACGATTGCAAAATCGCGCCCATTGCTGGTGCAGAAAACAGTTATCGCGTGGATGTGAAGATGACGCTGACCGCGCCCGGTTGCGGCATGGGACCGACTCTGCAACAGGACGTGCAAAATAAATTATTGTCCATCGAAGCGGTGGATGATGTGAATGTGGATTTAGTGTGGGAGCCGCAGTGGAACCAGGGAATGCTGACCGAGGCGGCGAAATTACAACTGGGACTTTTATAA
- a CDS encoding cysteine desulfurase: protein MPTPSKPAPDWAKLRADFPILDQQVHGHPLVYFDNAASSQKPRVVIDTISRYYERDNANVHRGIHELSNRATAAFEASRIRVAKFINAKTDNEIIFTRGTTEGINLVAQSWGTKNLKPGDKILLTEMEHHSNIVPWQLLAERTGAKLAYIPVTGDEGLLDLSNLDSLLTSEVKLFAFTHISNTLGTVNPVAELCERAHKLGVTTLVDAAQSAGHLPLDVQALGCDFLVFSGHKICGPTGIGVLWGREEILNAMPPYHGGGEMILDVDYFKTTYKPAPHRFEAGTPDISGVIGLHAALDYLDAIGREQIFKHDQELASYAYDQLASLKGVRLFGPKSGRAGLVSFLLNDVHAHDVVTVADQRGVALRGGHHCNQPLMKKLGVPSTARASFYFYNTKAEVDRFIEVVREIQKYFGA, encoded by the coding sequence ATGCCAACGCCATCCAAGCCCGCGCCTGATTGGGCCAAGCTGCGCGCAGATTTTCCGATCCTCGACCAGCAAGTTCACGGGCATCCGCTGGTGTATTTCGACAACGCCGCGAGCAGCCAGAAACCGCGCGTGGTGATTGACACCATCAGCCGCTATTACGAACGCGACAATGCCAATGTGCATCGCGGGATTCATGAATTGAGCAATCGCGCGACGGCGGCGTTTGAAGCTTCGAGAATTCGCGTGGCGAAATTCATCAACGCGAAGACGGACAACGAAATTATTTTCACGCGCGGAACGACCGAAGGCATCAACCTCGTGGCACAATCCTGGGGCACAAAAAATCTCAAGCCGGGTGATAAAATTCTGCTCACGGAGATGGAGCATCACAGCAATATCGTGCCGTGGCAGTTGCTGGCCGAACGCACCGGCGCGAAGCTTGCGTATATTCCGGTGACGGGGGATGAAGGTTTGCTGGATTTGAGCAATCTGGATTCGCTGCTCACGTCGGAAGTGAAATTATTTGCCTTCACGCATATTTCCAACACGCTCGGCACGGTCAATCCGGTGGCCGAACTTTGTGAACGCGCGCACAAGCTCGGCGTGACCACGCTGGTGGACGCGGCGCAGAGTGCGGGACATCTGCCGCTCGACGTGCAGGCATTGGGCTGTGATTTTCTCGTGTTCTCCGGCCACAAAATTTGCGGGCCGACGGGCATCGGCGTGCTGTGGGGTCGCGAAGAGATTTTGAATGCGATGCCGCCATATCATGGCGGCGGCGAGATGATCCTGGACGTGGATTATTTCAAGACGACTTACAAACCCGCGCCGCATCGTTTTGAAGCGGGCACGCCGGATATTTCCGGGGTGATCGGTCTGCACGCGGCGCTGGATTATCTCGACGCGATCGGGCGCGAGCAGATTTTCAAGCACGACCAGGAGTTGGCGAGTTACGCTTATGATCAACTGGCGTCGCTGAAGGGCGTGCGTTTGTTCGGGCCGAAAAGCGGGCGCGCTGGGCTGGTGAGCTTTTTGTTGAACGACGTGCATGCGCATGATGTGGTCACGGTGGCCGACCAGCGCGGCGTGGCCTTGCGCGGGGGGCATCATTGCAACCAGCCGCTGATGAAAAAATTGGGCGTGCCTTCGACGGCGCGGGCGAGTTTTTATTTTTATAACACAAAGGCTGAGGTGGATCGGTTTATCGAAGTGGTGCGGGAGATTCAGAAATATTTTGGGGCGTGA
- a CDS encoding rhodanese-like domain-containing protein, with translation MTINAQSKMSEVLEKFPGAQRAMFRKYHIGGCASCGFQPTETLAQVCARNGNLNVDEVMAHIQSSHEQDEKVFVSAADLAKMRGQNPALKILDVRSREEFEATHIEGALLMSQPVVQEIMAHWPRTEEFVIVDHTGKLALDAAAYFLGHGFEQVRCLRGGIDAWAREVDSSVRRYQLA, from the coding sequence ATGACTATTAACGCGCAATCCAAAATGAGTGAAGTGCTCGAGAAGTTTCCGGGCGCGCAGCGGGCGATGTTTCGCAAGTATCACATCGGCGGGTGCGCCAGTTGCGGGTTTCAGCCGACGGAGACGCTGGCGCAGGTTTGCGCGCGCAATGGTAATTTGAACGTGGATGAGGTGATGGCGCACATCCAATCGAGCCACGAGCAGGACGAGAAAGTTTTTGTGTCGGCGGCGGACCTGGCAAAAATGCGCGGGCAAAACCCGGCGTTGAAAATTCTCGATGTGCGTTCGCGTGAAGAATTTGAGGCAACACATATTGAAGGCGCGTTGCTGATGTCGCAGCCGGTGGTGCAGGAAATCATGGCGCACTGGCCACGGACGGAGGAATTCGTCATTGTGGATCACACCGGCAAACTTGCGCTCGATGCGGCGGCTTATTTTCTCGGACATGGGTTTGAACAGGTGCGGTGTTTGCGCGGGGGCATTGATGCCTGGGCGCGCGAAGTGGACAGCAGTGTGCGGCGGTATCAACTGGCGTGA
- a CDS encoding iron-sulfur cluster assembly scaffold protein → MNEDLQKRIQQAIANPQNMGEMAGADSIGTVGNSECGEMLRMWVKFKEDNGRKVIDRATFQSFGCETAIAVASLATELIRGKTAEEALALKTEELAGELGPLPPMKIHCAQLVEGALRSALEPDATEAKPAVVTPATASSNLLDNFSKPKEGGVRLVFLDEKPKQ, encoded by the coding sequence ATGAACGAAGATTTGCAAAAACGAATCCAGCAGGCCATCGCCAACCCGCAAAACATGGGCGAGATGGCGGGGGCGGACAGCATCGGCACGGTGGGAAATTCCGAGTGCGGCGAAATGCTGCGGATGTGGGTGAAGTTCAAGGAGGACAATGGCCGCAAGGTGATTGATCGCGCGACGTTCCAATCGTTTGGCTGTGAAACAGCGATCGCGGTGGCGAGCCTGGCGACGGAGTTGATTCGCGGCAAGACGGCTGAGGAAGCGCTGGCGCTCAAGACGGAAGAATTGGCGGGCGAACTTGGGCCGCTGCCGCCGATGAAAATTCATTGCGCGCAACTGGTGGAAGGCGCGTTGCGTTCGGCGTTAGAACCGGACGCAACGGAAGCGAAGCCAGCGGTCGTGACGCCTGCGACGGCCAGTTCAAATCTGCTCGATAATTTTTCCAAGCCCAAAGAGGGCGGCGTGCGGCTGGTATTTCTGGACGAAAAGCCGAAGCAATAA
- a CDS encoding amidohydrolase produces MKLCTVFRTLLFVTVPFFGALRVLHSAEIPADLIIHNAKVISVNSSFALGQAIGVRGDKIIAVGKDKQLEPFHGPNTRMIDAHGATVMPGLYDSDVDSYAATVSELTSTTPKLNSLAEAFKYIREQAAHKPTNSWITIDHVYPTRVTEGRLPTKAELDAAAPNHPVYWNCGPLVMLNSKALQISKITSATTNPPGGEIVFKSDSVEPSGLLRNAAELVKIPPTRPPAAEQTRAALKQLYQSYNQQGITSICESDAEPAAIDLFRDLSQSDELTVRIHCMRPIDPAPTIDESLARLNVVTNAAHGKLPYGPTGVGDNWVRIGALKCRLDGDVLTGSAYLRAPWGIGPTYGITEPSYRGNFFEESEVLPDLFLKAIKQGWQLSADCTGDACLDQVLNSFEKVQFKTDIRQGRFIINHASFQAAQDWTRCRDLGVAASLQPAWLYFDGDSLEKTLGDHRLKNFIAAKSWLTNGVTIGMGSSHFAKLDSATAINSWSPWLGMETLLTRQASSGAEIHPEEALDRANAIRCYTINNAYLGFEENNRGSLELGKLADLIMIDTDILKCPVNQVRDTKVLLTMVGGKIVWEAK; encoded by the coding sequence ATGAAATTGTGTACCGTTTTCCGCACACTCCTTTTTGTCACTGTACCGTTTTTTGGCGCGTTGAGGGTGCTGCATTCCGCCGAAATACCCGCCGACCTCATCATTCACAACGCAAAGGTCATTTCAGTAAATTCCTCCTTCGCGTTGGGCCAGGCGATCGGCGTCCGCGGCGATAAAATTATCGCCGTCGGTAAAGACAAACAACTCGAGCCTTTCCACGGCCCGAACACGCGGATGATTGACGCCCACGGCGCCACGGTGATGCCCGGCTTATACGATAGTGATGTGGATTCCTACGCCGCCACCGTGAGCGAACTCACCTCGACCACGCCCAAATTGAATTCCCTCGCCGAAGCTTTTAAATACATTCGCGAACAGGCCGCGCACAAACCGACGAATTCCTGGATCACCATTGATCATGTCTATCCCACTCGCGTCACCGAAGGCCGCCTGCCCACCAAAGCCGAACTCGATGCCGCCGCACCCAATCATCCCGTCTATTGGAATTGCGGCCCGCTCGTGATGCTCAATTCCAAAGCGCTCCAAATTTCAAAAATTACCAGCGCCACCACCAACCCGCCCGGTGGAGAAATCGTCTTCAAATCCGACAGCGTCGAACCCTCCGGCCTTTTGCGCAACGCCGCTGAACTCGTCAAAATTCCTCCCACGCGCCCGCCTGCCGCCGAACAAACCCGTGCCGCGCTCAAGCAACTTTATCAATCCTACAATCAGCAAGGCATCACCAGCATTTGCGAAAGCGATGCTGAACCCGCCGCGATAGATCTGTTCCGCGACCTCAGCCAGTCAGACGAGTTGACCGTCCGCATCCATTGTATGCGCCCGATTGATCCAGCGCCGACGATTGATGAAAGTCTCGCGCGCCTTAATGTCGTGACCAACGCCGCTCACGGCAAACTTCCTTACGGCCCCACCGGCGTCGGCGATAATTGGGTGCGCATTGGCGCGCTCAAATGCCGGCTCGATGGCGATGTCCTCACCGGCAGTGCTTACCTGCGCGCGCCCTGGGGCATCGGCCCGACATACGGCATCACCGAACCCTCCTATCGCGGCAACTTTTTTGAGGAATCAGAAGTTCTGCCGGACTTGTTTCTAAAAGCCATCAAGCAAGGGTGGCAACTCAGCGCCGATTGCACCGGCGATGCCTGTCTCGATCAGGTGCTCAATTCTTTTGAGAAAGTTCAATTCAAGACCGACATCCGCCAGGGCCGCTTTATCATCAATCACGCCAGTTTTCAGGCGGCTCAGGATTGGACGCGCTGCCGGGATTTGGGCGTCGCCGCCAGCCTGCAACCCGCGTGGCTCTATTTCGACGGTGACAGCCTGGAAAAAACCTTGGGCGATCACCGCCTCAAAAATTTCATCGCCGCTAAAAGCTGGCTTACCAATGGCGTGACCATTGGTATGGGCAGCAGCCACTTCGCGAAATTAGATTCCGCCACCGCGATAAATTCGTGGAGTCCCTGGCTCGGCATGGAAACCCTGCTCACGCGCCAGGCCAGTTCCGGCGCAGAAATCCATCCCGAGGAAGCCTTGGACCGCGCGAACGCCATCCGTTGTTACACCATCAACAATGCCTATCTCGGCTTTGAGGAAAATAATCGCGGCTCGCTCGAACTTGGCAAACTCGCCGACCTCATCATGATTGATACCGATATCCTTAAATGCCCCGTGAATCAAGTGCGCGACACCAAAGTCCTGTTGACCATGGTCGGTGGAAAAATCGTCTGGGAAGCGAAATAG
- the mscL gene encoding large conductance mechanosensitive channel protein MscL, which produces MTNFNDTIKKPAGFLKEFKEFAMRGNVVDLAIGVVIGAAFGKIVSSLVADIFTPIIGVLTGGADFKNKFLSLAPEKTKGIEVLADAQKAGPVIAYGQFLTATVDFIIVAFCIFLLVKLMNRLNNAPPPAAPEPTAQEKLLVEIRDLLKARS; this is translated from the coding sequence ATGACAAATTTTAACGATACGATAAAAAAACCCGCCGGTTTCCTGAAGGAATTCAAGGAGTTCGCGATGCGCGGCAACGTGGTGGACCTCGCCATCGGCGTGGTGATCGGCGCGGCGTTTGGCAAAATTGTGTCGTCGCTAGTCGCGGATATTTTCACGCCGATCATCGGAGTGCTGACGGGAGGCGCGGATTTCAAAAATAAATTCCTCAGTCTCGCGCCGGAGAAAACCAAGGGCATCGAAGTCTTGGCCGACGCGCAGAAAGCCGGCCCCGTAATCGCTTACGGGCAGTTTCTTACGGCGACGGTGGATTTCATCATCGTGGCGTTTTGTATTTTTCTGCTGGTCAAGTTGATGAATAGATTGAACAACGCCCCGCCCCCCGCGGCTCCCGAACCGACAGCGCAGGAAAAGCTTCTGGTCGAGATACGGGATTTGCTCAAAGCCCGTTCGTAA
- the aroF gene encoding 3-deoxy-7-phosphoheptulonate synthase, translating to MIIVLKPNLSRRDESAVLKEIRKLGYEPHIMRGVARTVIGAIGDELTHKSLEALPATFPNAVESVMPVQKRYKLVSREAHPANSTVNVRGQLIGGKKVQIMAGPCSVESEKQLLTTAHAVKAAGATILRGGAFKPRTSPYEFQGLGLKGLKLLAKARRETGLGIITELLSQDHAEMVAEYADILQIGARNSQNFQLLIAAAKTGKPVLLKRGLSMRIEEWLLAGEYVLSNGNPNLLFCERGIRTFENYTRNTLDLSTIPIIKKESHSPIVIDPSQGAGRADLVMSMCKGAVAMGADALLIEVHPNPAEAWSDGAQQVSLELFAKLMEELKPFIAAVGRE from the coding sequence ATGATCATTGTCCTCAAACCCAATCTTTCCAGGCGCGACGAATCGGCCGTGCTCAAGGAAATCCGCAAACTAGGTTACGAGCCTCACATCATGCGCGGCGTGGCGCGGACGGTCATCGGCGCCATTGGCGATGAACTGACGCATAAATCGCTGGAGGCTTTGCCGGCGACGTTTCCGAACGCGGTCGAGAGTGTGATGCCAGTGCAAAAGCGTTACAAGCTCGTGAGCCGCGAAGCGCATCCGGCGAATTCCACCGTGAATGTGCGCGGCCAGCTCATCGGCGGAAAAAAAGTCCAGATCATGGCAGGACCATGCTCGGTGGAGAGCGAGAAGCAGTTGCTCACAACGGCGCATGCGGTCAAGGCGGCGGGCGCGACGATTCTGCGCGGCGGCGCGTTCAAGCCGCGGACTTCGCCGTACGAATTCCAGGGATTGGGATTGAAGGGATTGAAGCTGCTCGCGAAGGCGCGGCGCGAAACCGGTTTGGGCATCATCACGGAATTGCTTTCGCAAGACCATGCGGAGATGGTCGCCGAGTACGCGGACATTCTTCAGATCGGAGCGCGCAACTCGCAGAATTTCCAGTTGTTAATTGCCGCCGCGAAAACCGGCAAGCCGGTTTTGCTGAAGCGCGGACTTTCGATGCGCATCGAGGAATGGTTGCTGGCGGGCGAATATGTGCTTTCCAATGGCAATCCCAATCTGCTTTTCTGCGAGCGCGGTATCCGCACGTTCGAGAACTACACGCGCAACACGCTCGACCTTTCGACGATTCCGATTATCAAAAAGGAATCGCATTCGCCGATCGTGATTGACCCGAGCCAAGGCGCGGGGCGCGCGGACCTGGTGATGAGTATGTGCAAGGGCGCGGTGGCGATGGGCGCGGACGCGTTGCTGATCGAAGTGCATCCGAACCCGGCGGAGGCGTGGAGCGATGGCGCGCAGCAAGTGTCGCTGGAGTTGTTCGCGAAGCTGATGGAGGAACTCAAGCCGTTCATCGCGGCGGTGGGACGGGAATGA